From a region of the Vicinamibacteria bacterium genome:
- a CDS encoding arsenate reductase ArsC, which translates to MTVHNVLFLCTGNSARSIMAEVLLNRRGHSRFRAFSAGSQPKGEVHPLTLEILERAHLPTHGVRSKSWNEFSGPGAPALDFVFTVCGNAAQERCPHWPGQPMTAHWGVDDPAVIDGPKETRLRAFNRALHELDARIQLFTSLPLESLDKMALAERLRDISRIPPKE; encoded by the coding sequence ATGACCGTCCACAACGTCCTTTTCCTCTGCACGGGGAACTCGGCCCGCAGCATCATGGCCGAGGTGCTCTTGAACCGTCGGGGCCACAGCCGTTTCCGAGCCTTCAGCGCGGGGAGCCAACCCAAGGGCGAGGTTCACCCCCTGACCCTGGAGATCCTCGAGCGCGCCCACCTTCCGACGCATGGTGTCCGGAGCAAGAGCTGGAACGAGTTCTCGGGACCGGGTGCGCCGGCCCTCGACTTCGTGTTCACCGTGTGCGGGAACGCCGCCCAGGAGCGGTGCCCACACTGGCCCGGGCAGCCGATGACGGCCCATTGGGGTGTCGACGACCCTGCCGTCATCGATGGCCCTAAGGAGACGCGGCTTCGAGCCTTCAACCGGGCACTCCACGAGCTCGACGCAAGGATCCAGCTCTTCACGAGCCTTCCCTTGGAGTCCCTCGACAAGATGGCGCTCGCGGAGAGACTTCGCGATATCAGCCGCATCCCGCCGAAAGAATAA
- a CDS encoding YoaK family protein, producing the protein MASTSSSPPPVLTFVLLGLTAVTGVIDATSYLGLGHVFTANMTGNVALLGFAIASAQGLSVVRSGAALGAFLVGAVLGGRLATGMSAGPRSRWTGVAFGTEAALLFAGMAVALGHGKSVSGEPVRLYMIIVLTGLAMGIRNATVRKLGVPDLTTTVLTLTLAALAADSTLAGGSNAGSSRRIASVAATIGGAAMGTWLLRDSLTLPLATCGAISGVCALAAYFGLAGRGETALPDRPTEADQTG; encoded by the coding sequence ATGGCTTCCACATCCAGCTCCCCGCCGCCAGTCCTAACATTCGTTCTTCTCGGCCTCACCGCCGTCACCGGCGTCATCGATGCCACGAGTTATCTCGGCCTCGGGCACGTCTTTACCGCGAACATGACCGGGAATGTCGCCTTATTGGGATTCGCCATCGCCAGCGCACAAGGGCTGTCCGTCGTCCGCTCGGGTGCCGCGTTGGGCGCTTTCCTTGTCGGCGCCGTCCTCGGCGGGCGATTGGCTACCGGGATGAGCGCAGGCCCCCGCTCTCGCTGGACCGGCGTGGCGTTTGGAACGGAGGCGGCACTGCTTTTTGCGGGCATGGCCGTCGCCCTCGGCCACGGGAAGAGCGTCTCCGGCGAGCCGGTCCGCCTCTACATGATCATCGTCCTAACCGGTCTGGCCATGGGGATCCGAAACGCCACTGTCCGCAAGCTCGGGGTGCCCGACCTCACCACAACCGTATTGACCCTCACCCTCGCCGCTCTCGCCGCGGACTCCACCCTGGCCGGGGGAAGCAATGCAGGCTCGTCGAGGCGAATCGCATCTGTTGCCGCCACCATCGGGGGAGCAGCGATGGGCACGTGGTTGCTCAGGGACTCGCTCACGCTGCCGCTCGCCACTTGCGGCGCCATCTCCGGGGTCTGCGCCCTCGCCGCATACTTCGGCCTCGCCGGCCGAGGGGAGACGGCGCTCCCAGATAGGCCCACGGAGGCGGATCAGACCGGGTGA
- a CDS encoding chitobiase/beta-hexosaminidase C-terminal domain-containing protein, protein MTRNSASSSLLAAATLFFLVALPSNAPSQTAPTGTPSPTGLFSAPRDFLVGTNTFGVTVGDFNGDGKLDVATADYGSSTVSVALSNGDGSFRPALSFAVGTNPFAVVVGDFNGDGKLDVASANYGAGTVSVLLGNGDGTLQAAQTITVGVNPRSLVVGDFNGDSKLDLAVVNSGSGTVSLLLGNGDGTFQPARTLTVGNMPTSVAARDFNGDGKLDLAVVNYNSMTVSVLLGNGDGTFQPALNATVGPGPMAVAVADFNGDGKLDLTVAHYDPTGVSVLLGNGDGTFQTERMFATGQFPYGVAVGDFNGDGKVDVVVPNEGSPTVSLLLGNGDGTLQAARTLGPCDHPASVAVADFNADGRLDLAVANAAATTFSIFLGNGDGTFPAGRSFAAGTGPHSVAKGDFNGDGKLDLAVANYDSNNVSVLLGNGDGSFQPPLSFATGTNAHSVAVGDFNRDGRLDVTVANYGSNNVSVLLGNGDGTLQPAVNYAVGPNPSSVVVYDLNRDGKPDLVVSNSGSNTISVLLGNGDGTFQAAVNYTVGNSPFAPVARDLNGDGFLDLVVSNFGQNTVSVLLGNGDGTFRPQQTFVADWGACFVAIADFNGDGKLDLAVANYHANDVSVLLGNGDGTFRAGPTYAVSVNPVWIGTGDFNGDGVPDLAVNNLGTTFSSVLLGNGDGTFQAPANVGVGGRPVNTEMGDFNGDGLPDLVVTNYDSGTISILLGVRGGPTAATPVLSPAGGTYSSSVTVTISEGTAGATVYYTTDGSTPTTASTPYSSPITLSQTATVKAMAVASGMANSSVASAAYTISQSQVAAPSLSPAGGTYTSSVTVTISDSTAGATIYYTTDGSTPTTASTRYSSPITLSQSATVNAMAAASGMTNSTVASATYTISQSQVAAPSISPAGGTYTSSVTVTISDSTAGATIYYTTDGSTPTTASTPYNGPITLSQSATVNAMAAASGMINSTVASATYTISQQQVAAPSISPAAGTYTSSVTVTISDGTAGATIYYTTDGSTPTTASTPYSSPITLSQSATVKAMAAASGMTNSNVASATYTIQQQVATPALSPVGGTYTSSVTVTISDGTAGATIYYTTDGSTPTTASIPYSGPITLSQSATVKAMAAASGMTNSSVANATYTIQVATPALSPGGGLHTSSVTVTISDSTPGTTIYYTTDGSTPTTASTPYSGPITLSQSATVKAMAAASGMANSGVASATYTIQAATPALTPAGGSYVSSVTVTITESTSGATVFYTTDGSTPTTASTPYSSPITLSQSATVKAIAAASGMSSSNVASATYTIQQRVATPSLSPGSGTYLSSVTVTLTDSTAGATIYYTTDGSTPTTASTPYSSPVTLNQTATVNAIAVASGMANSNVASAAYTIQQRVATPSLSPGTGTYASTVTVTISDGTAGATIHYTTDGSTPTTSSPAYSGPISVNKSETVKAMASAAGMANSNVASATYTLQTATPTFNPAPGNYILALTWSISDASPGATIYYTTDGSTPTTSSAKYTGPMLLNILGTTTIKAIAVTPGWSVSPVATAVYNVLL, encoded by the coding sequence ATGACTAGAAACTCAGCGAGTTCGTCGCTGCTCGCCGCCGCGACGCTGTTCTTCCTCGTAGCGCTGCCATCCAACGCGCCATCCCAGACAGCGCCGACGGGCACGCCCTCCCCGACTGGATTGTTCAGTGCTCCCAGGGACTTTCTTGTCGGGACCAACACCTTCGGCGTCACCGTGGGCGACTTCAACGGCGACGGCAAGTTGGACGTGGCCACGGCGGACTACGGTTCTAGCACGGTCTCGGTGGCACTGAGCAACGGCGACGGAAGCTTCCGGCCGGCGCTGAGCTTCGCGGTCGGCACGAACCCCTTCGCTGTGGTCGTGGGCGACTTCAACGGCGACGGCAAGCTGGATGTCGCCTCTGCCAACTATGGCGCGGGCACCGTGTCGGTGTTGCTGGGCAACGGCGATGGGACCCTCCAAGCGGCGCAGACGATCACCGTGGGTGTGAATCCTCGCTCTTTGGTCGTGGGCGACTTCAACGGCGATTCCAAGCTGGACCTGGCGGTGGTCAACTCGGGCTCCGGCACCGTATCGCTGCTGCTGGGCAACGGCGACGGAACTTTCCAGCCGGCAAGGACCCTCACCGTGGGCAATATGCCCACCTCGGTAGCCGCGCGCGATTTCAATGGCGACGGCAAGCTGGACCTGGCCGTGGTCAACTACAATTCCATGACCGTCTCCGTGCTGCTGGGCAACGGCGACGGGACCTTCCAGCCTGCCTTGAACGCAACCGTGGGCCCTGGCCCGATGGCGGTCGCCGTGGCCGACTTCAACGGCGATGGCAAGCTAGACCTGACCGTCGCCCACTATGACCCCACCGGCGTCTCCGTGCTCCTAGGCAACGGCGACGGGACCTTCCAGACCGAGCGCATGTTCGCGACGGGTCAGTTTCCCTACGGCGTGGCCGTGGGCGATTTTAACGGCGATGGCAAGGTGGATGTCGTGGTTCCCAACGAGGGTTCCCCGACCGTCTCCCTGCTGCTGGGCAACGGCGACGGGACCCTCCAGGCGGCGCGGACCCTGGGTCCCTGCGACCATCCCGCATCCGTTGCCGTGGCGGACTTCAACGCGGACGGCAGGCTGGACCTGGCGGTGGCGAATGCTGCCGCCACCACCTTCTCGATCTTTCTAGGCAACGGCGACGGAACCTTCCCGGCGGGCCGGAGCTTCGCCGCCGGAACAGGTCCTCACTCCGTGGCCAAGGGCGATTTCAACGGCGATGGCAAGCTGGATCTGGCGGTGGCCAACTATGATTCCAACAACGTCTCCGTGCTGCTCGGCAACGGCGATGGGTCCTTCCAGCCTCCGCTGAGCTTCGCCACCGGCACCAATGCGCACTCCGTAGCGGTGGGCGATTTCAACCGGGACGGCAGGCTGGATGTGACCGTGGCCAACTACGGCTCCAACAACGTATCCGTCCTGCTTGGCAACGGTGATGGGACTTTGCAGCCGGCCGTGAACTACGCGGTGGGTCCCAATCCGTCGTCGGTTGTCGTGTACGACCTCAATCGCGACGGCAAGCCCGACCTGGTCGTGAGCAATAGTGGATCCAACACGATCTCGGTGTTGCTGGGCAACGGCGACGGAACCTTCCAGGCGGCCGTGAACTACACGGTGGGCAACAGTCCCTTCGCGCCAGTCGCACGTGACCTCAATGGCGATGGTTTCCTGGACTTGGTCGTGTCCAATTTCGGTCAAAACACGGTCTCCGTGCTCTTGGGCAACGGCGACGGAACTTTTCGGCCGCAGCAGACCTTCGTCGCAGATTGGGGCGCTTGCTTTGTGGCCATTGCGGACTTCAATGGCGACGGCAAGCTGGACCTCGCCGTCGCCAACTACCACGCCAACGACGTTTCGGTGCTGCTGGGCAACGGCGACGGCACGTTCCGCGCCGGGCCGACCTACGCGGTGAGCGTCAATCCCGTCTGGATCGGTACGGGGGACTTTAACGGCGATGGTGTGCCGGACTTGGCCGTAAACAACCTGGGCACGACTTTCTCCTCCGTGCTCCTTGGCAATGGGGATGGCACCTTCCAGGCGCCAGCGAACGTAGGCGTGGGCGGCCGTCCCGTGAACACGGAAATGGGCGACTTCAACGGGGATGGTCTCCCAGACCTCGTGGTGACTAACTACGACTCTGGAACCATCTCCATCCTACTCGGCGTCCGCGGCGGTCCTACCGCGGCCACGCCAGTTCTGAGTCCGGCCGGCGGGACGTACTCCTCGTCGGTCACGGTAACGATCTCGGAGGGCACGGCGGGAGCGACGGTCTACTACACCACCGACGGCTCCACGCCCACGACCGCCTCCACCCCCTACAGCAGCCCGATCACCCTCAGCCAGACCGCGACCGTCAAGGCCATGGCGGTGGCGAGCGGGATGGCCAATAGCAGCGTGGCCAGTGCTGCCTACACGATCTCCCAGTCGCAAGTGGCGGCACCGTCGCTCAGCCCGGCCGGAGGCACGTACACGTCGTCAGTCACGGTGACGATCTCCGACAGCACGGCAGGAGCGACGATCTACTACACCACCGACGGCTCCACGCCCACGACTGCCTCCACCCGCTACAGCAGCCCGATCACCCTCAGTCAGTCCGCCACGGTTAACGCGATGGCGGCGGCGAGCGGAATGACCAACAGCACCGTGGCCAGCGCTACCTACACGATCTCCCAGTCGCAAGTGGCGGCACCGTCGATCAGCCCCGCCGGAGGTACGTACACATCCTCGGTCACGGTGACGATCTCCGACAGCACGGCAGGAGCGACGATCTACTACACCACCGACGGCTCCACGCCCACGACTGCCTCCACCCCCTACAACGGCCCGATAACCCTCAGCCAGTCCGCCACGGTTAACGCGATGGCGGCGGCGAGCGGCATGATCAACAGCACCGTGGCCAGCGCCACCTACACGATCTCCCAGCAGCAAGTGGCGGCACCCTCCATCAGCCCTGCCGCCGGGACGTACACATCGTCGGTCACGGTGACGATCTCCGACGGCACGGCGGGAGCAACGATCTACTACACCACCGACGGCAGCACGCCCACGACTGCTTCCACCCCCTACAGCAGCCCGATTACTCTCAGCCAGTCCGCGACGGTCAAGGCCATGGCGGCGGCGAGCGGGATGACCAACAGCAACGTCGCGAGCGCTACCTACACGATCCAGCAGCAGGTGGCGACACCGGCCCTCAGCCCGGTCGGAGGGACCTACACCTCCTCGGTCACGGTGACGATCTCGGACGGCACAGCGGGAGCGACGATCTACTACACGACCGACGGCTCTACGCCGACGACCGCCTCCATCCCATACAGCGGTCCGATCACCCTCAGCCAGTCGGCGACGGTCAAGGCCATGGCCGCCGCGAGTGGGATGACCAATAGCAGTGTGGCGAACGCAACCTACACCATCCAGGTGGCAACACCGGCTCTCAGCCCAGGCGGCGGCCTGCACACCTCATCCGTGACGGTGACAATCTCGGACAGCACGCCGGGCACGACCATCTACTACACGACCGATGGGAGCACGCCAACGACGGCCTCCACGCCTTACAGCGGCCCGATTACTCTCAGCCAGTCCGCGACGGTCAAGGCCATGGCGGCGGCGAGCGGGATGGCCAACAGCGGCGTGGCGAGCGCCACTTACACGATCCAAGCGGCGACACCCGCACTCACTCCGGCTGGCGGGAGTTATGTCTCGTCGGTGACAGTGACGATCACGGAGAGCACGTCCGGTGCGACAGTCTTCTACACCACCGATGGGAGCACGCCGACGACCGCTTCCACCCCCTACAGCAGCCCGATTACTCTCAGCCAGTCCGCGACGGTCAAGGCCATAGCGGCCGCGAGCGGGATGTCCAGCAGCAACGTCGCCTCTGCCACCTACACGATCCAGCAGCGCGTGGCGACGCCGTCGCTCAGCCCGGGGAGCGGAACCTACCTCTCCTCGGTAACGGTGACACTGACCGACAGCACAGCGGGAGCGACTATCTACTACACCACCGACGGCTCCACGCCAACGACCGCTTCCACGCCCTACAGCAGCCCGGTCACCCTCAACCAGACCGCGACAGTCAATGCGATAGCGGTCGCGAGCGGGATGGCCAACAGCAACGTTGCCTCGGCCGCTTACACGATCCAGCAGCGCGTGGCGACGCCGTCGCTTAGCCCGGGGACCGGAACCTACGCCTCGACGGTGACGGTAACGATCTCGGACGGCACGGCGGGAGCGACCATCCACTATACGACCGACGGGAGTACTCCGACCACCTCCTCGCCCGCTTACAGCGGCCCGATCTCCGTTAACAAGAGTGAGACGGTCAAGGCGATGGCCTCGGCAGCGGGGATGGCCAACAGCAATGTGGCGAGCGCCACATACACGCTGCAGACGGCCACACCCACATTCAACCCGGCCCCCGGGAACTATATCCTCGCCTTGACATGGTCCATCTCCGACGCTAGTCCAGGGGCGACGATCTACTACACGACCGATGGGAGCACGCCGACAACGTCCTCCGCCAAGTACACAGGGCCGATGTTGCTCAATATCCTGGGGACGACCACGATCAAGGCCATCGCGGTTACTCCGGGCTGGTCTGTGAGTCCGGTGGCCACAGCTGTCTACAACGTCCTCTTATAG
- a CDS encoding metalloregulator ArsR/SmtB family transcription factor, translated as MSVEVGPLARLFKSLGEETRLRIVALLSHGELCVCHLEEALRLAQPSVSRHLGTLRAAGVVEHRREGSWVYYRLARQGDPDCERHLRALMRSFGRRSVLRKDLSRLIRIRGPQSCK; from the coding sequence ATGTCAGTCGAGGTGGGGCCTCTTGCTCGGCTGTTCAAGTCCTTGGGCGAGGAGACACGGCTCCGAATCGTTGCCCTCCTTTCTCATGGCGAGCTCTGCGTCTGTCACCTTGAGGAGGCCCTTCGGTTGGCGCAGCCGAGCGTGTCCCGCCACCTGGGCACCCTGCGGGCGGCGGGCGTGGTGGAACACCGCCGCGAGGGTAGCTGGGTCTACTACCGGCTCGCGCGCCAAGGCGATCCTGACTGTGAGCGACACCTCCGGGCGCTGATGCGTTCTTTCGGCAGACGGTCGGTCCTGCGGAAGGACCTTTCGCGGCTAATAAGGATTCGCGGGCCCCAGTCATGCAAATAG
- a CDS encoding YceI family protein — MKRWTFEPGHTAAEFCVRHMMVTHVRGHFKNVHGTLDFDPDLPTSSRVEATIEARELWTGEPARDAHLRSPDFLDVERFPQITFRGSDIRLRGRNEALVLGELTIRGVTKAVGLDVHYLGQWQTPWWEDGVDKGPKSRAGFLATTRINRQDFDVRWNSALDLGGVVVGDEVAITIDAEAILDK, encoded by the coding sequence ATGAAGCGATGGACATTTGAGCCCGGACACACGGCGGCTGAGTTCTGCGTGAGGCATATGATGGTCACTCACGTTCGCGGCCACTTCAAGAATGTGCACGGCACCCTGGACTTCGACCCGGACCTCCCCACCTCGTCGCGCGTCGAGGCCACTATAGAGGCGCGCGAGCTGTGGACGGGCGAACCCGCTCGCGATGCCCACTTGAGAAGTCCCGACTTCCTGGATGTGGAACGTTTTCCCCAGATTACTTTTCGCGGGAGCGACATCCGTCTCCGCGGCCGCAATGAGGCCCTGGTCCTTGGTGAGCTGACAATCCGCGGGGTCACAAAAGCCGTGGGTCTGGATGTTCACTATCTTGGGCAGTGGCAGACACCTTGGTGGGAGGACGGCGTCGACAAGGGACCCAAGAGCCGCGCGGGGTTTCTCGCCACGACCCGCATCAACCGTCAGGACTTCGACGTGAGATGGAACAGTGCCCTCGATCTGGGCGGGGTTGTGGTCGGCGACGAGGTGGCGATTACGATTGATGCTGAGGCGATCCTTGACAAATGA
- a CDS encoding tetratricopeptide repeat protein: MAAREVLATFRTAAKLQVNDPDYHYILGDALAQLGRHAEAVPVLREAIQMNRDEAAYHTALAKSLWILGEHEAAVASFREVTRLRPDDVSALNALGVALTAASRYREAVHTFHSALQLDQGQAPVHNNLGVALFRSGREGEASRAFRRAIQLGPPDDAEAHRNLALAMQASGRPEQALSSFREAIRRHPEDPQGHLDLGDLLNAQGRSADALAAYDEAVRLDPGCLRDRPESHENREAIRLQQLRDEVRSEAQPSHPAVQLWKGLLAAGHALSGALPKPKRAGWGLLALLVLGRVTWATSIPYVDYWMFRDKVAEIAGAPVREDGEVLQLILQAANEHGLEDHVKVDSCSVETRNRWRIIRCDYSHPLQLLPGVAPTLHFRFKVERPFFAGETIFL; encoded by the coding sequence ATGGCCGCGAGGGAAGTGCTGGCCACCTTTCGAACGGCCGCGAAACTGCAAGTGAACGACCCCGACTATCACTACATCCTGGGCGACGCGCTCGCCCAGCTCGGGAGACATGCAGAGGCGGTGCCGGTTCTTCGCGAGGCCATACAGATGAACCGGGACGAGGCCGCCTATCACACGGCCCTGGCCAAGAGCCTGTGGATCCTCGGAGAGCATGAAGCGGCCGTGGCCTCCTTCCGTGAGGTGACGCGACTGCGCCCCGACGACGTCAGCGCCCTCAACGCGCTCGGCGTGGCCCTGACCGCGGCCAGCCGCTATCGTGAAGCAGTTCACACCTTCCACTCGGCTCTCCAACTGGACCAGGGCCAGGCCCCGGTCCATAACAACCTGGGCGTGGCCCTCTTCAGATCCGGAAGGGAGGGCGAAGCGTCGCGCGCCTTTCGAAGGGCCATCCAGCTCGGGCCGCCCGACGACGCGGAGGCCCACCGCAATCTCGCCCTGGCCATGCAGGCTTCTGGACGGCCTGAGCAAGCCCTCTCGTCCTTCCGGGAGGCGATCCGGCGGCACCCCGAGGATCCTCAGGGGCACTTGGACCTCGGAGACCTCCTGAATGCCCAAGGCCGCTCCGCCGATGCCTTGGCCGCGTACGACGAGGCGGTCCGTCTGGATCCCGGTTGCCTTCGTGATCGGCCGGAGAGCCATGAGAATCGCGAGGCCATCCGGCTTCAGCAGCTGCGCGATGAGGTCCGCTCCGAGGCGCAGCCGAGCCATCCCGCAGTGCAGCTGTGGAAGGGCCTGCTGGCCGCAGGCCACGCCTTGAGTGGGGCGCTGCCGAAGCCGAAGAGGGCGGGGTGGGGGCTCTTGGCCCTCCTTGTGCTCGGCCGCGTCACTTGGGCGACTTCGATTCCGTACGTGGACTATTGGATGTTCAGGGACAAGGTAGCGGAGATCGCGGGCGCCCCCGTCCGCGAGGATGGGGAGGTCTTGCAGCTCATCTTGCAAGCCGCCAATGAGCATGGTCTAGAGGACCACGTGAAGGTCGACAGCTGCTCTGTTGAGACCAGGAACAGGTGGCGCATCATCCGCTGCGATTACAGTCATCCTCTTCAGCTCCTCCCTGGGGTCGCCCCCACCCTCCATTTCCGGTTCAAGGTCGAAAGGCCGTTCTTCGCGGGGGAGACCATTTTCCTGTGA
- a CDS encoding tetratricopeptide repeat protein has translation MEQVGGGAPAPESAEFVLEKSQRLSASLIWRAQRDFYDRRGEQAWLSDRIPSYATSNALIAKSYARVVSGFLRDCARASPPLGPLDPQAPLYILEIAAGSGQFGFLFLKKLLALQRELPALAHFSFRYVMTDLAPANVDAWRSRDVFKPFLEAGVLDFATFDLERDQTITLVHSGETLSADTLHNPLALIANYVFDSTAQDVFWVSEGELKEGLVTTTSSRREETALDPEVLKRVTTRYEQRPVGEEYYEDEAMNRVLAAYRTRLGNTSFLFPIGALKGIRNLIRFSGGRLLLLSGDKGHTHEDELNGRGDPQMTLHSAAFSMMVNYHAIGLYFRERGGLALHSSSRDKRLKVSAFLMGAPDSLFGETQSAFHEAVDGFGACEYCALAAGIRKELPAPSLDVLLALFKLGEWDPYLIYHFAGPLADQAKTASEAARRELVKALRQAWDLFYPMDKDLPFEMGRIYAGLDRHLDALRFYLESVKLYKDHPATLFNAGLCLYSLHRPQEALTLLEQALELREGYAPAEEWRARIQSELAAR, from the coding sequence GTGGAGCAAGTAGGGGGGGGAGCGCCCGCACCAGAAAGCGCTGAGTTCGTCCTCGAAAAGAGCCAGCGCCTGTCCGCCTCGCTCATCTGGCGTGCGCAGCGCGATTTCTACGATCGGAGGGGCGAGCAGGCCTGGTTGTCGGACCGGATCCCTTCCTACGCCACGAGCAACGCCTTAATTGCCAAGTCCTACGCCCGCGTCGTCTCGGGTTTTCTACGGGACTGTGCAAGGGCTTCGCCGCCCCTCGGCCCCCTGGACCCCCAAGCACCGCTTTACATCCTCGAGATTGCGGCGGGGTCCGGCCAGTTTGGCTTCCTGTTCCTAAAAAAGCTGCTGGCCCTCCAGCGCGAGCTGCCCGCCCTGGCCCACTTCTCCTTCCGTTACGTCATGACCGACCTCGCGCCCGCCAATGTGGACGCTTGGCGGTCCCGTGACGTTTTCAAGCCCTTCTTGGAAGCGGGAGTACTGGATTTCGCGACCTTCGATCTCGAGCGGGACCAGACAATCACCCTGGTGCATTCAGGAGAGACGCTCTCCGCAGACACCCTCCACAATCCCCTGGCTCTGATCGCCAACTATGTTTTCGATAGCACGGCCCAGGACGTCTTCTGGGTCTCGGAGGGAGAGCTCAAAGAAGGTTTGGTCACGACAACGTCGAGCCGGCGGGAGGAGACGGCCTTGGATCCGGAGGTGTTGAAACGGGTCACCACCCGCTACGAGCAGAGGCCCGTGGGGGAGGAGTACTACGAGGACGAAGCCATGAACCGCGTCCTCGCCGCCTATCGAACCAGACTGGGCAATACATCGTTCCTGTTCCCGATCGGGGCCCTCAAAGGCATCCGTAACCTCATACGCTTTTCGGGTGGGCGTCTGCTGCTGCTCTCCGGGGACAAGGGCCATACCCATGAGGATGAGCTCAACGGCCGTGGCGACCCCCAAATGACCCTTCACAGCGCCGCTTTCTCGATGATGGTGAACTACCACGCTATTGGTCTCTATTTTCGTGAGCGGGGCGGCCTGGCTCTGCACTCCTCCTCCCGGGACAAGCGCCTCAAGGTGTCCGCCTTTCTAATGGGGGCGCCCGATTCGCTGTTTGGGGAGACGCAGTCGGCATTCCACGAAGCCGTCGACGGCTTCGGCGCCTGCGAGTACTGCGCCCTCGCCGCCGGCATCCGCAAAGAGCTCCCCGCGCCTTCCCTGGACGTGCTCCTCGCCCTCTTCAAGCTCGGAGAGTGGGACCCCTACCTGATCTACCACTTCGCGGGGCCCCTGGCCGACCAGGCTAAGACAGCCTCGGAAGCCGCGCGTCGGGAGTTGGTCAAGGCGCTCCGGCAAGCCTGGGATCTCTTCTATCCTATGGACAAGGACTTACCCTTCGAGATGGGACGGATCTACGCCGGCCTGGACCGGCACCTAGATGCGCTCCGCTTCTACCTGGAGTCTGTGAAGCTGTACAAAGACCACCCCGCGACCCTCTTCAACGCCGGGCTCTGCCTGTACAGCTTGCACCGGCCTCAGGAAGCTTTGACACTTCTGGAACAGGCCCTCGAGCTACGAGAGGGCTACGCCCCGGCCGAGGAGTGGAGGGCCCGCATTCAGAGCGAGTTGGCCGCGCGCTAA
- a CDS encoding methyltransferase domain-containing protein: protein MSDSDYVHGYSDRENLRLADQANVLGSLLHHDTRYPAGSIILECGCGTGAQTVFLASGSPGARIVSLDLALGAVRQARGRIRDTGYANVSFQNADIFHLPFLDGAFDHLFVCFVLEHLLDPVRALRSLMRVLTPGGSITVIEGDHGSWYSHPQTREASRAVQCLIEAQTRLGGDPLIGRHLYPLLLEAGFRDVGVTPRMVYVDASRPDLVEGFSRKTFIAMVEGVRERVLSMGLVDSDGWEKGIADLYRATEPDGTFCYTFFKARAVR, encoded by the coding sequence ATGTCCGACTCCGACTACGTCCACGGATACTCCGACCGTGAGAACCTACGGCTCGCCGACCAGGCCAACGTACTCGGTTCCCTCCTTCACCATGACACGCGATACCCAGCGGGAAGCATCATTCTCGAATGCGGGTGCGGCACCGGCGCCCAGACGGTCTTCCTAGCCAGCGGGAGCCCCGGGGCCCGGATCGTCTCTCTTGATCTCGCACTTGGAGCCGTCCGGCAAGCCCGCGGGCGTATCCGGGACACTGGTTACGCAAACGTCTCCTTCCAGAACGCGGACATCTTTCACCTTCCCTTCCTCGATGGCGCCTTCGACCACCTCTTCGTCTGCTTTGTGCTGGAGCACCTGCTCGACCCAGTTCGGGCCCTGCGCTCCTTGATGCGCGTGCTGACCCCAGGTGGCTCCATCACGGTGATCGAGGGCGACCATGGCTCCTGGTACTCCCATCCACAGACACGCGAGGCGTCTCGTGCGGTCCAGTGTTTGATCGAGGCTCAGACGCGGCTGGGCGGCGATCCCCTTATCGGCCGCCACCTCTATCCGCTGCTGCTCGAAGCCGGCTTCCGCGACGTGGGGGTTACCCCGCGGATGGTTTACGTGGATGCAAGCCGCCCAGATTTGGTCGAAGGGTTTTCAAGAAAGACGTTCATCGCAATGGTGGAAGGAGTTCGTGAGCGCGTGCTCTCCATGGGCCTTGTGGACAGCGACGGCTGGGAGAAAGGGATCGCGGACCTCTACCGCGCGACCGAGCCTGACGGCACGTTCTGCTACACTTTTTTTAAAGCACGCGCGGTCCGATGA